The following coding sequences lie in one Lacerta agilis isolate rLacAgi1 chromosome 4, rLacAgi1.pri, whole genome shotgun sequence genomic window:
- the LOC117045912 gene encoding P2Y purinoceptor 8-like: protein MPQDMPLIPTSKVLFPPVRNVSDDTREMLQSYALQVTLSTIFSVIACISIPLNFICLWFLCRYSRPWTPTIVLCINLALADLVYSMILPFQIVYHLRGNNWPFEEALCRIVTVLSYGNVHCSLLTMMCISIERYLGIVHPLRYKAMRSMQTSILTCALIWVFVLLPLIPLMKNNLTIRVQNLDIITCFDVLPKEMFDNKTERFIAYFGSLVFFFFFLPVLIMGFCYFSIIITLLHSPSTQLRETKKQTVFLIIVLLLVITVCYLPHIIMSIIHYVFTIQNKSFYFEYKISFAVATINCCLDPLVYYFGSKEFRRNIRKKLCRCVNVGVSENTPIFSEHDMQIAPMQKVLNR from the coding sequence ATGCCTCAAGATATGCCACTCATCCCAACATCGAAAGTCTTGTTCCCTCCTGTAAGGAATGTGTCAGACGACACACGTGAGATGCTTCAAAGCTATGCACTCCAGGTCACTTTGTCTACCATCTTCTCAGTTATTGCCTGCATCAGCATCCCACTCAACTTCATCTGCTTGTGGTTCCTGTGTCGGTATTCGAGGCCTTGGACTCCCACCATTGTGTTGTGCATCAATCTGGCCCTTGCTGATTTAGTATACAGCATGATCCTCCCCTTTCAAATAGTTTACCATCTACGGGGAAACAACTGGCCCTTTGAGGAAGCTCTGTGCCGTATTGTCACCGTTCTGTCCTATGGTAATGTGCACTGTTCCCTTTTGACCATGATGTGCATCAGCATTGAGCGCTACCTAGGAATTGTCCACCCTTTGCGCTACAAAGCCATGAGATCCATGCAAACTTCTATCCTGACATGCGCCCTCATTTGGGTGTTTGTCTTACTGCCCCTCATCCCGCTCATGAAGAACAACCTAACGATTCGTGTACAAAATCTGGATATAATCACCTGCTTTGATGTTTTGCCTAAAGAGATGTTTGACAACAAGACAGAACGTTTCATCGCTTACTTTGGCTCTCtggtatttttcttctttttcctaccTGTGCTCATCATGGGGTTTTGCTACTTCTCAATCATCATAACACTTCTCCACTCCCCTTCTACCCAACTCAGAGAAACCAAGAAGCAGACTGTCTTTTTAATAATAGTGTTGCTACTAGTGATTACGGTTTGTTATTTGCCTCACATTATCATGTCAATTATCCATTACGTCTTCACTATTCAGAACAAATCATTTTATTTTGAATACAAAATTTCATTTGCAGTAGCCACCATCAATTGCTGCCTTGACCCATTGGTTTATTACTTTGGTTCCAAAGAGTTTCGGCGAAATATACGGAAGAAGCTCTGCAGATGCGTAAATGTTGGTGTCAGTGAAAACACTCCAATCTTTTCAGAGCATGATATGCAAATAGCACCAATGCAAAAAGTATTGAATAGATAG